A single genomic interval of Chitinophaga sp. 180180018-3 harbors:
- the sufD gene encoding Fe-S cluster assembly protein SufD, which yields MTSDMILPFYQALTEDVTALSAQAPVLATDGLQDIRREALERFSAIGLPTLKTEAWRYTNIQRYLKEFPYELLTSAAPVDAATTAAAAIPELDCYRAVLVNGHLQANQSVLPEGKGITIGALSAHTAAPGFVNHFNKQQHLSAESLAQLNTALFADGLYLELAANTVLDKPLHIVHVYACTNHSFIQPRHLWVLNRSASATIIETAVHASATAVAFANSVQETVVMENAELWHYNIQQGADSFREVLTTAAAQQKDSRYHHFSFTLPGTPLTRNNLNVALNGSHTETNLNGLYITNKHQHVDNHTFMDHIMPDCHSNELYKGVLLDNSNGVFTGKILVHQEAQKTNAFQQNNNLLLGAKADINSQPQLEIYADDVKCSHGFTAGQFSEEAMFYLRSRGIGEESAKALMVNAFSHDITDTIQVPALQHYLQEQIAEIMNN from the coding sequence ATGACAAGCGATATGATATTGCCATTTTACCAGGCGTTAACAGAAGATGTAACAGCACTGTCGGCACAGGCTCCGGTACTGGCTACAGACGGGTTGCAAGACATCCGCCGCGAGGCGCTGGAGCGCTTTTCAGCAATAGGGCTTCCTACGCTGAAAACGGAAGCATGGCGCTACACTAATATTCAGCGTTATCTGAAAGAATTCCCATATGAGCTGCTGACTTCAGCAGCCCCGGTAGATGCCGCCACCACGGCAGCTGCCGCTATACCGGAGCTCGATTGCTACCGTGCGGTACTGGTAAATGGTCATCTGCAGGCCAACCAATCCGTACTCCCGGAAGGCAAAGGCATTACCATCGGCGCGCTGAGCGCTCATACGGCTGCTCCCGGTTTTGTGAACCATTTCAACAAACAACAGCATCTTAGCGCCGAATCGCTGGCACAGCTGAATACCGCCCTGTTCGCAGACGGTCTTTACCTGGAGCTGGCTGCCAATACAGTGCTGGACAAACCACTGCACATTGTGCACGTATATGCCTGCACCAACCATTCCTTTATCCAGCCCCGCCACCTGTGGGTGCTGAACCGGAGCGCTTCCGCTACCATCATTGAAACTGCTGTTCATGCCAGCGCCACTGCCGTGGCATTTGCCAACAGCGTACAGGAAACTGTGGTGATGGAAAACGCTGAACTGTGGCACTATAACATACAACAGGGAGCTGATAGCTTCCGCGAAGTACTTACTACTGCTGCAGCCCAGCAAAAAGACAGCCGCTACCACCATTTCAGCTTCACCCTGCCAGGTACGCCACTCACCCGTAACAACCTGAACGTGGCCCTGAATGGCAGCCATACTGAAACGAACCTGAATGGCTTATACATTACCAACAAACATCAGCATGTAGATAACCATACTTTCATGGATCATATCATGCCCGACTGCCACAGTAATGAACTGTATAAAGGCGTATTGCTGGATAACTCCAATGGAGTATTCACCGGTAAGATCCTGGTGCACCAGGAAGCCCAGAAAACAAATGCCTTCCAGCAGAATAACAACCTGCTGCTGGGCGCCAAAGCAGATATCAACTCCCAGCCACAGCTGGAAATATATGCTGATGACGTGAAATGCAGCCACGGTTTTACCGCCGGCCAGTTCAGCGAAGAAGCGATGTTCTACCTCCGCTCCCGCGGAATCGGGGAAGAATCCGCCAAAGCCCTGATGGTAAACGCATTCTCTCACGACATCACAGACACGATACAGGTACCTGCCCTGCAACATTACCTGCAGGAGCAGATTGCAGAGATCATGAATAACTAG
- the sufC gene encoding Fe-S cluster assembly ATPase SufC → MNKIQNETKTIMLTIKNLHAEVEGKKILKGINLEINKGEMHAIMGPNGSGKSSLASVLAGRDNYTVTEGEVWFNGKNLLELSPEDRAREGVFLAFQYPVEIPGVSNLNFLKTALNEIRAYKGLPALEAREFLKLTKDKQQLVDFHSNLMNRSLNEGFSGGEKKRNEIFQLAMLDPQLAILDETDSGLDIDALRIVSNGVNKLRDAEKSFVVITHYQRLLEYIIPDFVHVLYNGRIIKTGTKELALELEERGYDWLKEELHLKESV, encoded by the coding sequence ATGAATAAAATACAGAACGAAACAAAAACAATCATGCTGACGATTAAAAATCTGCACGCAGAGGTAGAAGGAAAAAAGATACTGAAAGGCATTAATCTCGAAATCAACAAAGGAGAAATGCATGCCATCATGGGGCCTAACGGTTCCGGTAAAAGTTCGCTGGCATCTGTATTAGCAGGCCGCGATAACTACACCGTTACTGAAGGTGAAGTGTGGTTCAATGGAAAAAACCTGCTGGAACTGTCGCCCGAAGACCGTGCCCGCGAAGGTGTGTTTCTCGCTTTCCAATACCCTGTGGAAATCCCAGGCGTTTCCAATCTCAACTTCCTGAAAACAGCCCTGAATGAAATCCGGGCGTATAAAGGTCTTCCTGCCCTCGAAGCCAGGGAGTTCCTGAAGCTGACCAAAGACAAACAACAACTCGTTGACTTCCACTCCAACCTGATGAACCGTTCCCTGAACGAAGGATTCAGCGGTGGTGAAAAGAAACGTAACGAAATATTCCAGCTGGCTATGCTGGATCCTCAGCTGGCTATACTGGACGAAACCGATTCCGGTCTGGATATCGATGCGCTCCGTATCGTTTCCAACGGCGTGAACAAATTGCGTGACGCAGAAAAATCTTTCGTAGTAATCACTCACTATCAGCGCCTGCTGGAGTATATCATCCCCGACTTTGTACACGTACTGTACAATGGCCGTATCATAAAAACCGGTACCAAAGAACTGGCACTGGAACTCGAAGAAAGAGGATACGACTGGCTGAAAGAGGAATTACATTTGAAAGAATCCGTTTAA
- the sufB gene encoding Fe-S cluster assembly protein SufB produces the protein MINSNEIIDDIANKEYEFGFSTDIEMEIAPPGLNEDVIRFISAKKNEPEWLLEWRLKGFAAFKKMEFPKWQHFKMPELDLQAVSYYAAPRKKKQLNSLDEVDPELLATFEKLGIPLNEQKALSGVAVDAVFDSVSVATTFKTKLKEMGVIFCSFGEAVQEHPELVKKYLGSVVPHTDNVFAALNSAVFSDGSFVYIPKGVRCPMELSTYFRINAQNTGQFERTLIIADDNSYVSYLEGCTAPMRDENQLHAAVVELVALEHAEIKYSTVQNWYPGDKDGKGGIYNFVTKRGICKGAGSKISWTQVETGSAITWKYPSVILQGDHSEGEFYSVAVVRNRQIADTGTKIHHIGKGTKSRIISKGISAGHGDGSYRGLVSIGPRADQARNFTQCDSLLIGNQCGSHTFPYIESRNKTAMIEHEATTSKIGEDQIFYLNQRGIDTEKAVALIVNGYVKEVLNQLPMEFAVEAQKLLSITLEGSVG, from the coding sequence ATGATCAACAGTAACGAAATAATTGATGATATAGCCAATAAGGAGTATGAGTTTGGCTTTAGCACCGATATTGAAATGGAGATAGCTCCCCCGGGGCTGAATGAAGATGTCATCCGTTTTATTTCGGCGAAGAAAAATGAACCTGAATGGCTGCTGGAATGGCGCCTGAAGGGGTTTGCCGCGTTCAAAAAGATGGAATTCCCCAAATGGCAGCATTTTAAAATGCCGGAACTGGACCTCCAGGCCGTATCTTACTATGCAGCACCCCGTAAAAAGAAACAGCTGAACAGCCTCGACGAAGTAGATCCTGAGCTGCTGGCTACCTTCGAAAAACTGGGTATTCCGCTGAACGAACAGAAAGCATTGAGCGGTGTTGCCGTAGATGCTGTATTCGACAGCGTTTCCGTAGCTACTACCTTCAAGACGAAGCTGAAAGAAATGGGCGTCATCTTCTGCTCATTCGGTGAAGCCGTGCAGGAACACCCTGAGCTGGTAAAGAAATACCTGGGCAGCGTGGTTCCGCATACCGACAATGTTTTTGCCGCGCTCAATTCCGCTGTATTCTCTGATGGTTCTTTCGTTTACATTCCCAAAGGCGTACGCTGCCCGATGGAACTGAGCACTTACTTCCGTATCAATGCTCAGAACACCGGCCAGTTTGAACGTACCCTGATCATAGCCGACGACAATAGCTACGTGAGCTACCTCGAAGGTTGTACCGCTCCCATGCGCGATGAAAATCAGCTGCACGCGGCCGTGGTAGAACTGGTAGCCCTGGAGCATGCCGAAATAAAATACTCTACCGTACAGAACTGGTACCCCGGCGATAAAGACGGAAAAGGCGGTATTTACAACTTCGTCACCAAGAGAGGTATCTGCAAAGGTGCAGGTAGCAAAATCTCCTGGACGCAGGTGGAAACCGGCTCCGCTATTACCTGGAAATATCCCAGCGTAATTCTGCAGGGTGACCACTCCGAAGGTGAATTTTACTCTGTGGCCGTTGTCCGCAACCGCCAGATCGCAGATACCGGTACCAAGATCCACCATATCGGTAAAGGCACCAAGAGCCGCATCATTTCCAAAGGTATCTCAGCCGGCCATGGCGATGGTAGTTACCGTGGACTCGTATCTATCGGCCCACGTGCCGACCAGGCTCGTAACTTCACCCAGTGCGACTCCCTGCTGATCGGTAACCAATGCGGTTCCCATACGTTCCCATACATCGAATCCAGGAACAAAACTGCTATGATCGAACACGAAGCCACGACCTCTAAAATCGGGGAAGATCAGATCTTCTACCTGAATCAGCGTGGTATCGACACCGAAAAAGCAGTAGCCCTGATCGTAAACGGTTATGTAAAAGAAGTACTGAACCAGCTGCCGATGGAATTTGCGGTAGAAGCACAGAAATTATTATCTATTACACTTGAAGGAAGCGTTGGATAA
- a CDS encoding iron-sulfur cluster assembly accessory protein — MITVSEKAVEYIKALMEKEHHAPGTFVRVGVKGGGCSGLEYVLKFESTEEEGDQIFEDKGVKVVVQMKSLLYLYGTELDYSDGLNGKGLFFNNPNATRTCSCGESFAV, encoded by the coding sequence ATGATAACCGTTTCAGAAAAAGCAGTAGAATATATCAAAGCGCTGATGGAAAAAGAACATCATGCGCCCGGCACTTTTGTACGTGTAGGCGTGAAGGGTGGCGGCTGCTCAGGTCTTGAGTATGTGTTGAAATTTGAATCAACAGAAGAAGAAGGCGACCAGATATTTGAAGATAAAGGCGTAAAGGTGGTGGTACAGATGAAAAGCCTGTTGTACCTGTATGGTACCGAACTGGACTATTCAGACGGACTGAATGGCAAAGGTCTTTTCTTCAACAATCCGAATGCAACCAGAACGTGTAGCTGCGGCGAAAGCTTTGCAGTATAA
- a CDS encoding NAD(P)H-dependent oxidoreductase: MNVLIFNGAIDDRPYATSNQLGAYLANGLKEKGFSPEIFNLGNANIPFFSMEEAGRKPAAVEAMCEAFCRADLHIWMTPLYHGSMTGAMKNCLDWLEMTSRNQRPYLTGKVVALLSWADGTQAMQGINAMDAVAKALRAWVLPFSLPILKNNLYDPETHGFTTFYKNKLDTMIQLLCAAKSHVVAGIEG; the protein is encoded by the coding sequence ATGAACGTCCTGATATTTAATGGAGCCATAGATGATCGTCCTTATGCCACTTCTAACCAGTTGGGGGCATACCTGGCGAACGGGTTAAAAGAGAAGGGCTTTTCTCCGGAGATATTTAACCTCGGCAATGCGAACATTCCATTTTTCTCCATGGAGGAAGCGGGGCGAAAACCCGCAGCGGTGGAAGCAATGTGTGAGGCTTTTTGCAGGGCAGACCTTCATATATGGATGACGCCATTATATCATGGGAGTATGACCGGGGCCATGAAAAACTGCCTGGACTGGCTGGAAATGACCAGCAGGAACCAGCGCCCATACTTAACCGGAAAGGTTGTAGCTTTGCTGTCCTGGGCAGACGGCACACAAGCCATGCAGGGCATAAATGCGATGGATGCGGTAGCTAAAGCGTTGAGGGCATGGGTTTTACCTTTTTCGCTGCCTATCCTGAAAAACAACCTATACGACCCGGAAACCCACGGGTTTACGACGTTCTATAAAAATAAACTGGATACGATGATACAACTCCTATGTGCGGCTAAATCGCATGTAGTGGCGGGTATTGAAGGATAG
- a CDS encoding metalloregulator ArsR/SmtB family transcription factor produces the protein MENYPIRTKNAADRVLTLLKTRGPLSAAELAGELGITGEGARLQLQKLGDEGLVHADSSSKGVGRPVLIWSLTALGNARFPDTHTELTLDFIQTIKTVLGKEALDSVVNAREKNQLDKYNKALQGISGLENRLNSFAEIRSTEGYLAEWKKEGDTYYFIENHCPICCAANECDNICTSEMRTFVSILGEEMNVSRMEHIINGARRCVYKIESPSH, from the coding sequence TTGGAAAATTATCCAATACGAACCAAAAATGCTGCTGACCGTGTTTTGACTTTGCTCAAAACCAGGGGCCCTCTGTCTGCAGCCGAACTGGCCGGCGAATTGGGTATCACTGGCGAAGGAGCCCGGCTTCAGTTGCAGAAGCTGGGTGATGAGGGACTTGTACACGCCGACAGCAGCTCCAAAGGGGTGGGGCGCCCGGTATTAATCTGGAGCCTGACGGCCCTGGGCAATGCCCGCTTTCCGGATACGCATACCGAGCTTACCCTTGATTTCATACAAACCATCAAAACGGTATTGGGTAAGGAAGCGCTCGATAGCGTGGTGAACGCCAGAGAGAAAAATCAGCTCGACAAGTACAATAAAGCGCTGCAGGGTATAAGTGGACTGGAAAACAGGCTGAACTCGTTTGCCGAAATCCGTTCTACGGAAGGTTACCTGGCTGAGTGGAAAAAAGAAGGGGATACCTATTATTTTATAGAGAATCACTGCCCGATCTGCTGCGCCGCCAACGAGTGCGACAATATCTGTACGTCCGAAATGCGGACCTTCGTGAGTATATTAGGCGAAGAAATGAATGTTTCCAGGATGGAACATATCATTAATGGCGCCCGCCGCTGCGTTTATAAAATAGAGTCTCCCAGCCACTAG
- a CDS encoding EamA family transporter, with amino-acid sequence MWWIYALMSAVFASLTAIFAKIGVTDIPSNLATAIRTAIILVMVWGIVLARGEYKHFGALSKHSMIFLVLSGLATGASWLFYFKALQVGKVSQVAPVDKLSVALTIALSVIFLHESLTWKTAVGALLIMAGTLVLIIK; translated from the coding sequence ATGTGGTGGATCTATGCATTAATGTCGGCCGTCTTTGCCTCGCTGACAGCCATTTTTGCGAAAATCGGCGTTACGGACATCCCTTCCAACCTGGCTACTGCCATCAGAACAGCCATTATCCTGGTCATGGTCTGGGGGATTGTACTGGCACGGGGGGAGTATAAACACTTCGGGGCACTGTCGAAACACAGTATGATCTTCCTGGTGCTCTCGGGTTTAGCAACAGGTGCCTCCTGGCTTTTTTATTTCAAAGCGTTGCAGGTGGGGAAAGTATCGCAGGTAGCGCCGGTCGACAAACTCAGTGTGGCGCTAACGATAGCGCTGTCCGTCATTTTCCTGCATGAATCGCTGACCTGGAAAACGGCAGTGGGCGCGCTGCTGATCATGGCAGGCACATTAGTGCTGATCATTAAATAA
- a CDS encoding N-acetyltransferase family protein encodes MSLQFRHAAITDLPRIVDIYNSTIAGRMVTADTDPVSVESRLPWFNAHNTTNRPVWMIDADGQNIGWMSFQSFYGRPAYNGTVEVSIYLHESSRGKGYGKKILQYAIGIAPQLAIDTLMGLIFAHNLPSIKLFMDMGFEEWGHLPEIAILDGEKRSLKIFGLKV; translated from the coding sequence ATGAGTTTACAATTCAGACATGCCGCAATAACAGACCTGCCTAGGATAGTTGACATATACAACAGTACCATAGCCGGCAGAATGGTAACGGCAGATACTGACCCCGTTTCGGTAGAAAGCCGCCTGCCCTGGTTTAATGCGCATAATACTACCAACCGGCCTGTATGGATGATAGATGCCGATGGTCAGAATATAGGCTGGATGAGCTTTCAATCGTTTTATGGCCGGCCCGCCTACAATGGTACCGTGGAAGTAAGTATTTACCTGCATGAAAGTTCCCGGGGTAAAGGTTATGGTAAGAAGATATTACAATACGCTATCGGCATTGCTCCGCAGTTAGCCATAGATACGCTGATGGGATTGATTTTTGCCCATAACCTGCCCAGCATCAAACTCTTTATGGATATGGGTTTCGAAGAATGGGGACATCTCCCGGAGATTGCCATACTGGATGGTGAAAAGAGAAGCCTCAAGATATTCGGACTAAAAGTTTAG
- a CDS encoding GNAT family N-acetyltransferase, with translation MHLPVLSTGDLVLRPIEDKDTAALFQHFSDDAVTKYMDIDSFSNISEATHIIRFFRESLEKGEGMRWAITLNEADELIGTCGYHKISKSHFKAEIGYDLRPAYWGKGIMREAVSLMLCYGYEELQYNRVEAFVDPDNLASSRLLTRLGFRHEGFLRDAFFEKGRFVDAELYSLLKREHARETIY, from the coding sequence ATGCATTTACCCGTTTTAAGTACCGGCGACCTGGTACTGAGACCTATCGAAGATAAAGATACCGCAGCCCTGTTCCAACATTTTTCGGATGATGCGGTTACAAAATATATGGATATAGATTCTTTTTCCAATATAAGCGAAGCTACTCATATTATCCGCTTCTTCAGGGAAAGCCTGGAGAAAGGAGAAGGTATGCGCTGGGCCATTACCCTTAATGAAGCAGATGAATTAATTGGTACCTGCGGTTATCATAAAATCAGCAAATCTCATTTCAAGGCGGAAATAGGCTACGACCTGCGGCCTGCTTACTGGGGTAAGGGAATTATGCGTGAAGCGGTATCGCTAATGCTCTGCTATGGCTATGAAGAGCTGCAATACAACAGGGTAGAGGCTTTTGTGGATCCCGATAACCTGGCCTCATCCCGGCTGTTGACCCGATTGGGATTCCGGCATGAAGGCTTCCTGAGAGATGCTTTTTTTGAGAAAGGAAGATTTGTGGACGCAGAACTATATAGCCTGTTAAAACGGGAACATGCCCGCGAAACTATTTACTGA
- a CDS encoding response regulator transcription factor produces MKILVIEDENKVGAFIKRGLEEHNHQVEICIDGIAGQQAALEQDFDLIILDLMLPGINGLALCKNLRALDVSTPILMLTALNATQDIVDGLNSGADDYLAKPFHFSELVARINALSRRKNQFHQEQAVISFAGLQLNTHTKTATREGQEITLTAKEYALLELLMRNTGKVLSRALISEAVWGLEFDTGTNTIDVYVNYLRNKIEKGFAGEKLIHTVVGMGYIMKQK; encoded by the coding sequence ATGAAGATATTGGTTATTGAAGACGAGAATAAAGTGGGCGCGTTTATAAAACGGGGACTGGAAGAGCATAATCATCAGGTAGAAATATGTATAGATGGGATAGCAGGCCAGCAGGCCGCACTGGAACAGGATTTTGACCTGATTATTCTGGATCTGATGCTGCCGGGTATCAACGGACTGGCGCTTTGTAAAAATCTTCGCGCCCTTGATGTGAGCACGCCTATATTGATGTTAACAGCATTGAATGCCACTCAGGATATTGTAGACGGCCTCAATTCCGGAGCGGACGATTATCTCGCCAAGCCATTCCATTTTTCTGAGCTGGTAGCCCGGATCAATGCGCTATCCCGCCGTAAGAATCAATTTCATCAGGAACAGGCGGTAATATCGTTCGCCGGCCTGCAACTGAACACCCATACCAAAACCGCTACCCGCGAAGGCCAGGAAATCACCCTCACCGCCAAAGAATATGCCCTGCTGGAGCTGCTGATGAGAAATACCGGCAAGGTTTTATCCCGTGCCCTGATATCCGAAGCCGTATGGGGACTTGAATTCGATACCGGTACCAACACAATAGATGTATACGTCAACTATCTCCGGAATAAAATCGAAAAAGGCTTTGCCGGGGAGAAACTGATTCATACCGTAGTGGGAATGGGTTATATTATGAAACAGAAATAG
- a CDS encoding HAMP domain-containing sensor histidine kinase, whose product MKIRHRLSLQFTLISGIILTVVFVLIYLLSAQYIQNSFYKLLQMRALVTAQVYLEKDELTKKKFLEIEKTYRERIPDESSNIYDQNNQPAFIENTRYNWPVPLLEAIRQKEVYRFTFQNKAGLGIYYPDNQGDFVVIVTARNSAGVQQLNYLLWILVIMFFVALLVTFLMGQWYAKRALGPIKSINRQVKNIRSNNLHQRVNQGRNKDEIDELATNFNGLLQHLEQAFDMQRSFVSNASHELRTPLTTIIGEIEVTLQHVRSQEEYIQTLGSVLGESEKLKVITDGLLQLTRVDANLTDANTELIRLDELLWELQEFWLHKSPPLKLNVRLNNMPDEAMKLCIRGNRSLITLALQNIIRNAFKFSYDKAVNCQLTCEPNGIILSVSDHGIGIASTDSEKIFMPLYRADNAHSFEGYGIGLSMTYKILQLHKAAISVSSVLGEGTTFNIFFLPVNNF is encoded by the coding sequence ATGAAGATTCGCCATCGCCTCTCCTTACAGTTTACGTTGATTTCCGGGATCATACTTACGGTTGTTTTCGTATTGATATACCTGTTGTCAGCCCAGTACATCCAGAACAGCTTCTATAAGCTGCTGCAGATGCGAGCACTGGTAACAGCACAGGTGTACCTGGAAAAGGACGAGCTGACGAAAAAGAAATTTCTTGAAATAGAAAAGACCTACCGGGAACGTATACCCGATGAATCCAGTAATATTTACGACCAGAACAATCAGCCGGCGTTTATAGAGAACACCAGGTATAACTGGCCGGTGCCGCTGCTGGAAGCCATCCGCCAGAAGGAAGTATACCGGTTTACCTTTCAGAATAAGGCGGGATTGGGCATCTACTACCCGGATAACCAGGGCGATTTTGTGGTGATCGTAACGGCGCGTAACTCCGCCGGGGTACAGCAGCTGAACTACCTGTTATGGATACTCGTGATTATGTTCTTTGTAGCCCTGCTGGTGACTTTCCTGATGGGGCAGTGGTATGCCAAAAGGGCCCTGGGGCCTATCAAAAGCATTAACCGTCAGGTAAAGAACATACGGTCCAACAACCTGCATCAGCGGGTTAACCAGGGGCGTAATAAAGATGAAATCGACGAACTGGCTACCAACTTCAACGGGCTGCTGCAGCACCTGGAGCAGGCTTTCGATATGCAGCGTTCCTTTGTATCGAATGCTTCCCATGAGCTGAGAACGCCGCTGACCACTATTATAGGGGAGATAGAAGTAACCTTACAGCATGTTCGCAGCCAGGAAGAATATATACAGACCCTCGGATCCGTACTGGGCGAGTCGGAGAAGCTGAAGGTGATTACCGACGGCCTTTTGCAGCTGACCCGGGTAGATGCGAACCTCACTGATGCCAATACAGAACTGATCCGGCTCGATGAGCTGCTCTGGGAATTACAGGAGTTCTGGTTGCATAAGTCGCCTCCGCTGAAACTCAATGTCAGGCTCAATAATATGCCCGATGAGGCTATGAAGCTGTGTATACGGGGAAATCGCTCCCTGATTACCCTGGCCCTGCAGAACATCATCCGCAATGCCTTTAAGTTTTCTTATGATAAGGCGGTAAACTGTCAGCTGACCTGCGAGCCGAATGGCATTATACTGTCTGTCAGCGATCACGGGATAGGTATAGCGTCTACCGATTCAGAGAAGATCTTCATGCCCCTTTACCGGGCGGATAATGCGCATAGCTTTGAAGGATACGGTATTGGCCTGTCGATGACCTATAAAATATTACAGCTGCATAAAGCGGCTATTTCGGTCAGCAGCGTACTGGGAGAAGGCACTACGTTTAACATTTTCTTCCTGCCTGTAAATAATTTCTAA
- a CDS encoding TolC family protein: MIYRPAFRAYLVLFAALFRFSSASAQIKDTLRLTLPEAEQQLLQKNIPLLTQRYSIDSAKAGVITARLFDNPQATFENVLYNHSNKKWFDFSYEGQNSYQIQQLFKLAGKRNKEVKLAKSGVKMSEFQFFDLLRTLRFSLRDNFYDLYYKQRSLQTFASQIAFLQTVVTVFSAQQAQGNVAPKEVIRIKSLLYDLQHDHLALQQDIQQTQSDLATLIRVPATTLIRPELSSTDTGMMKVPDYTFDALLDTARENRYDLKIAQESVNYNQLNLRLQKAMAVPDLQVGFSFDKQGNFERNYNGLNVSMPLPFFNRNQGNIKMAKALVESSKLQLQGQEDDLSHDVMNSLQQVLQTEKLIREFDPGFENDYTKMMVEIEKNFRLHNIGLLEFIDLYDAYRNNVLKMNELKYDRLRALESLNFSTGATIFHP, translated from the coding sequence ATGATCTATAGACCAGCATTTAGAGCCTATCTTGTACTGTTTGCTGCTTTGTTCCGCTTTAGTAGTGCATCTGCACAAATAAAAGACACGCTCCGGCTTACGCTTCCGGAAGCAGAACAACAGCTCCTGCAAAAGAATATTCCTTTATTGACCCAACGCTACAGCATCGATTCGGCCAAGGCCGGCGTGATTACAGCCAGGTTATTCGACAATCCGCAGGCGACCTTTGAGAATGTCCTGTACAATCATAGTAACAAAAAATGGTTCGACTTTTCCTATGAAGGGCAGAACTCTTACCAGATCCAGCAACTTTTCAAACTGGCAGGCAAGCGCAATAAGGAAGTAAAACTGGCTAAAAGCGGCGTGAAAATGTCGGAGTTCCAGTTTTTTGACCTGCTGCGTACCCTGCGTTTTTCGCTGAGAGATAATTTCTATGATCTCTATTATAAGCAGCGTTCCCTGCAAACATTCGCCAGCCAGATCGCCTTTTTACAGACAGTTGTTACTGTTTTCTCCGCTCAGCAGGCACAGGGGAACGTGGCGCCTAAGGAGGTTATCCGTATAAAATCTTTGTTATACGACCTGCAGCACGATCATCTGGCGCTGCAACAGGATATACAACAAACCCAGTCCGACCTGGCCACTCTCATCAGAGTACCAGCTACCACGCTTATCAGACCAGAGCTTTCCAGCACCGATACCGGGATGATGAAGGTGCCGGACTATACATTTGACGCTTTGCTTGATACCGCCCGGGAAAACCGGTACGACCTGAAAATTGCGCAGGAAAGCGTGAATTACAATCAGCTGAACCTGCGTTTGCAGAAGGCAATGGCCGTTCCTGACCTTCAGGTGGGCTTTTCCTTCGACAAGCAGGGCAACTTTGAGCGCAACTATAACGGTCTCAACGTATCCATGCCGCTGCCGTTCTTTAACCGTAACCAGGGTAATATCAAAATGGCGAAGGCACTGGTGGAAAGCAGCAAACTGCAGCTGCAGGGACAGGAAGATGATTTGTCGCACGATGTCATGAACAGCCTGCAACAGGTACTCCAGACAGAAAAGCTGATCAGGGAATTTGATCCGGGCTTCGAGAACGACTATACGAAAATGATGGTGGAGATAGAGAAAAACTTCCGTCTGCATAACATCGGTTTGCTCGAGTTCATTGATCTCTATGACGCCTACCGTAATAACGTACTTAAAATGAATGAACTGAAATACGATCGCCTGCGTGCATTGGAATCACTCAATTTCAGCACCGGCGCTACAATATTTCATCCCTGA